The nucleotide window GGAAATCCATGGTTGATGGGGCAGATGAAATGGTAAATAACCCCCAGTTACCCAACAGGATTCCTGTGGATATTCATATGGATTGGAACAGAGAACTGGTACCTCTAATCCAAGTCAATGCAAAACCCTCATGGGGAAAAAATGTTGAAATTAGTTTTGAAGCAGATTTTGAAATGGAAAAAGCAATTAACCGGCCATTATCCCCTGAGACCATTGTAAAACAGTTAGAAAAAACAGGTGGCACCCCATTTATCATCCAAAACATATCCCTGAATTATCCTGGAGATTTATTCACATCCATTGGTAATTTGAATCATATGAGGAGACAGATTCTCGAAAAAATTACCGAAAAAATATTAGATACTGGTAGGCCATCATCAGAAGAGATTGAATTAACCCGGAACCATCTGGTTCAATTAAATAAAGATCTCAATTTAGAAAACACCACCTGGAATAAAAGTAAGGAGGAAGATGTTTCTACCAAAGCATCTGTAAACGTAGCTAATTTGACCCCTGCTGATTTAGCTGAGGAACCCATATTTAAATTAATTAATCTAGCCATCTATGTAGATTGTATCTTGTCACTGGAGGCTGCTCTTCAGGCAGGTTGTAAGAGGATTTACTTCCAACCCAAAATAGATATTAAAGGTAATAAGAAATTTAAAGGCCCAATTCCATGTTTAAAACATGGACAGGACTATGATACTTATTTTGAAATAATGGGCCTGTCTTTGATGGAAGCAGCAAATCTCTGCCAGGAATCTAATTCCAGTTTAGTATGGAAATGGCCCGAAATTACCAATAGAAAATTCATTAAAGGCACAATAAACCTTTTAAATATTTTACCTGAAAAAACCATCCAAGGAGTGATGGTTGGTGGTACCGGTGCCATTTGGGCCTTAAAAAACACGCCGGGTTCAATTAATATGCATGGTTCTGCTGGTTTAAACATCTGGAACCATATGGCTGCAAGGGAACTATGTTCCAAAAAGGAACCATTCAAAAACGAGCCTTCTAAAGATGAGTATTCCAAAATTAAACCTGTTTTGAACAGCATTACCCTATCTCCGGAACTATCCCAGAAAGAGTTGAAAATGGTGGTTTCACAGATAAAAAATTATGATGCTAATTGCCAACTGGAATTTTTAGTTCAGGGGAATTTAGAGGCTTTGGTGAGTGAAGACTGTCTCCTATGTGGGTTTAAAGACAAAGATATTGTTAAAAACTTTAAAGATTCACATTACCCCTTTTTAGGAATAAAAGATTTTAAAAACAGAATATTTCCGGTTGAAATTGATGCTGAGTGCCGGACCCATATTTCAAATTCAGTGGAACTATGTCTCATTGATTACATCCATCAGATCAGTGAAATGGGTTTTAACAGTCTGGTTATTGATTCACGGAATAAACCCGCAGATTACGCTCATACCATGGTATCACTCTACCAAAAAGCACTGGATTTAACCATAGCCCATGACCCGAAGCTGAAGACTAAGTTAAATTCGCTCAAAAACCAGGTGAAAAAGATATCCAATGGAGGAATTACCACTGGGAATTTCCTGAGGGGTGTACATGATGATCCTTAATTGGATTGTGAACCCCACATTAAAGAGGTAAATTCAGCCATTGGAATACCCCCATCATCTTCAAAGCAATGTAAATTAAAAGGGCTGCAAATAGATATTTTAACTCTTTATCGGGTAGTTTATGGGCAGCTCTAACTCCAACTCGGGCCATTGGAATACTGGTACCGGCTAAAGCCACAAACTGTATTAAACTAACATATCCCACTGAGTAGGGAGGTAAACCCGTGGCGTTCATACCGGTGAAGATGTAGGTTATGATTCCACCGATGGACGCGAATATAATGAATGCAGTGGATGTTCCGATGGCCTTGTGAATTGGGAATTTCAGGAGAATGTTCAGTAACGGTACCATGACCACTCCACCACCAATCCCCAGGAGTCCTGAGGAAAAACCTCCCAGAAACCCCCAGAAAAGGTAGGACTCTTTGGAGTTTGATGGTTTTTCGTTTATATCAGGATATCGTGACATTAACATCCACAAGGCACTACCCAGTGCCAGTAACCCAAATATAAAACTTAATATTGCAGCAGGAGTGAAACTGGATATTCCTGCACCAAAAATACCACCCACTAACCCGGTTAGTCCCAGGAGGATTGCAGGAACAACCATAACTGCTCCACGGCGCCAGTGCCCCAGTGCCCCACTTAGGGCCGTTGGTAAAATCACAGCCAGACTGGTGGCAAATGCCACCCTTAGTGCAGTATCCGGATCAGAACCCAGAGCAGTGAGAAGGAAGAACTGAATTGGCACCATGATAAAACCACCACCAATCCCCAGTAGACCCGAAGCAAATCCTACAAATGCACCAGTGAAGAGAAGAATCAATATGTAGACGACAAATTCCATTAGAAACCATTCCTTAACTTAAAAAAACATTTATCAAAAATTTTAATTGTTATTTCTGTGCCATATTATCTTCTTCGCACCTTTAAAATTTTATCTTTTGCAAAAAGTCTTCGCACCTTTTAAAATTGCATAAAGTATTATTAATAATAATCAGGATAATAATATATGGTCCTCAAACTATTTTACCACCATTATCTCCCTTATACTATTAATCCAATTACCAGTATTACCTACATTATAGATTGTACCCCTATCAAATAGATTGTCCCCTATCAACGCAATTTACTCGTTTTTAGGAGATGTTATAAACTATTTAAACAATCTTTATATCTGAAAGGCAGGGACATCCTGAAAAGTATCATTGAAAGTTTAGTCAAGTACAAATATCATGTTAATTAAAAGGTTTATAATTAAAAGGTTTATTGTAATTAATTGTAAAAGTACGGTGGTATATTGGATTTACGTGATATCAAAGGCATTGGTGATAAGTTAGCCTCCAAGATCATTAATCATTTTGGGAGCCAGGATGAATTTCTCAGGGCTGCCAGTAACTATGAAGTGTATCGGCTGGCAAGTATGGAAGGGGTTAGCCAGCGCCGTGCAGTGGAGATCATCAATGCGGTTCTGGGTAATCCCACTGAAGAATTTCTGAAAACTGAAAGAGCCGTGCAAATCTATGAAGAAATAATTCAGTGCATAGTACAGTATGCCAACACAGAATATGCTAAAAATAGGGTTCTGCTTCTGAGTCCGGGTAAAAACCCTGAGACGATTCAGGAAAATCTTAAAATGGTCATGGAAGCTAAAGAAAAAGTAGCCAGTCTCCCCAGGGATGATCTTAAAGCTCTTTTTAAAAATGTGAACTTCAGCAAAACTTCCAAACCAAAATATGACACATCCAAGGCCATATTAGTGGAATCAAGAGAGGATTATGTTAGTTTAATGGACCGTGAACTTAATCAGCGTGCCCAGATACTCAATATCCAGGAAGTAGGCAGTCTGGATGAATTCGAACTGGTAGTTTACGTTTACAGGGAGGGTGTTCTGGAACTGGATAATGCACCAAACCTGGTCATGGTCAACTGCAATGCAGAAGATCTGGAAATTATTCCAGAAACAGTTTTATCCTATTATCAGGAAAATCAGGTTCTTCTGGAGAATATTCTAAAAATCAGAGAAATACTGGGCCATCCCTCTGTTTTGAGGGATGTATTAAAGATAATGGGCTCTATTGAAACTTCCGCTGTTGATGAAAAAATATTTGACAATGCAGTGAACCAGGCCAAGGATAGGGCAGATAAACAATTGGAAGAAGCCATAAAGAAAATTGACCTGTCTGGTCAAGAAGTTCTGGACCTTCTAAATAAGGGTATGTCACCAAAAATTCAGGAAATCTTTGATGAAATTCTTAAAGAAGCAGTTAAAGAAATTAAAGATAATACTGGTGTGAGTTTTGATCCTTTTATCCAGAAGTACCCCCTGGAAATAGATGAACAGGAACTGGAAAGAGTTAAAAAACATGAAATGGGGAAAAAGGAGGTTAAAGCCTTTGAGGAAAGGGTTAATGTTGCATCCAAACTCCAAATGCTCAAAGCGGATGTTGAGGCCGAAATCCAGGAAGTGCTTGAATTTGATTACAAGTTCGCACTGGGCTGCTTCGCCTATTACTATGATCTGCACCCACCCATTGTGAGTGGGGGATTCGGTTTCGAAGAAGGATTGCACCTGAATTTAGCCCTGGAAGATCCTTCCCGTGTGCAGAGGATCAACTACTCACTGGAATCTCCGGATAATGTGGTTCTCCTCACTGGAGCCAACAGTGGGGGTAAAACCACCCTGCTGGAGACTCTAGCTCAGATCAGTATCATGAGCCAGATGGGACTACCAGTATGCGCCAGTCAAGCCAGGGTAAAACTGGTTGATGAAATTTACTTCTTCAGTAAAAAGCGTTCACTTGATGCAGGGGCTTTTGAATCATTCCTGAGCACGTTCATACCAATTGTAGTACGAGAAGAAGAGAAATTAATTCTTTTAGATGAACTGGAAGCCATAACTGAACTGGAAGCTGCAGTGAAAATAATTTCAAGCTTCATAACTTTCATACAGGATTCTAAATCATTTGCAATTATTGTAACCCACATGGCCCGGGAGATACTTAAAAACACCGATGTAAGAGTGGACGGTATTGAAGCCCAGGGATTGGATGAGGAGTATAACCTGATTGTGGATCGTACCCCCAGGATGAACTATTTTGCCAGAAGCACACCTGAACTGATTTTAAGAATGGTTTACCAGAGATCGGATGGTAAGTTGAAGGATATCTATGGGAAAATGCTGGAAAGGTTTTAGTTTTGCGGGAAAGATTTTAGTTCGAATTCCCCCATGGAAATAGGGAATATTGAATTAATAGGATGATAAATAGACTTTCAGAAAATTTAAAATAAATTAATGGATAAAAGAAATAATTAAGGAAAATAAAGGGTTTTTATATAAAATTAAATATAAACCCCTGAACCCACCAGATAAGTTTGATTCTGGTATTGTGCTCTTTTTATGTAGGTTATCTTCAGTGAAGGTGTTTTTTCCCCTGGTTTAGGCCACATGTAATCTACCCAGCCACTTCCATTCTCTGCAGTTTGGATAAATAGTTTTCCAATAGGTTTTCCCTGGGAGTCCAGTAGATCTGTCATGTTTTTACCTTCACCACTTGGATCTGGAGGATAAACTACTCGGACACCATCTAATCTCCACACAAAAACATAACTGTCATTATGAACCCAGGAAGAACTACGAAGCTCTGGGAACCCTGCTTCCCCCTGTGATTCTATAAGCTCTACTGCCTGATCTACCAGTGCAACCAGTTTACTTTTTTGCCTGTTTTCTGATTGTTGCTGGTAGAAAACTCCACTTGCAGCTACCAGTACCATCAGGATAACCACAATTAATAGTGTTTTATTCATCTGAAACCCCACTTCTAAAGTTAATGCCCGGAATTGTTTTTAACCATAATTAACTGTTATTTTTGTAATTAAGAGACTATATAATTTATATTAAAAATTTATTAAAGAAGAATTTAAAAAGTGTGCAATAAGTGGAGATACATCACTCCGATAGATAGGAACAGGAATTTAAAACTATGAAAATTATGGGCATTGATCTAGCTGGCAAGGTGGATAATCCCACTGGGATATGTATTTTAAATACAGATGAAAGTAGGGAGTATGAGATTGATATGGGTACACTGTACACTGATGAAGAAATTTTAGGAAATATTGACCGGTTACAACCTTCTTTAATTGCAATTGATGCCCCTTTATCCTTACCAAAAGGACGCTGCTGTCTGGAAAAGGAATGTGAATGTGCAGTTGGAGGTCATTTCCGCCAGTCAGAACGTGAAATACGTCGTTATGGTTCGGTTCT belongs to uncultured Methanobacterium sp. and includes:
- a CDS encoding U32 family peptidase; this encodes MSQTNIPELLAPAGSIESLKAGVNAGADAVYLSGKRFGARQFARNFSLNEMEQAIEYAHLRGVKVYVTVNTLIKESELPMVGENLFKLYSLGADAIIVQDLGVARLARQLVPDLDLHCSTQMTIHNPQGVNWAAENGFKRVVLAREMSIQDIVKTASHLPKKIELEVFAHGAICYSYSGQCFFSSFIGGRSGNRGMCAQPCRKQYQLIKGNVDKYGKYKEGEEIPLKDHYLLSTRDLAIYSHLDQISAAPIDSIKIEGRMRPPEYVASVVKIYRDALDLISKGKWRVKETEISKLKMSFNRGLTKGWMMGASYKSMMGRSNPGNRGLYLGKVVNYNKTSNETIIKTKTRVKPEKGDGILFKQPQNGEKSHKLWGTILEDSPSVKKDNLMLKLRKRVEIGSNVYITRRKSMVDGADEMVNNPQLPNRIPVDIHMDWNRELVPLIQVNAKPSWGKNVEISFEADFEMEKAINRPLSPETIVKQLEKTGGTPFIIQNISLNYPGDLFTSIGNLNHMRRQILEKITEKILDTGRPSSEEIELTRNHLVQLNKDLNLENTTWNKSKEEDVSTKASVNVANLTPADLAEEPIFKLINLAIYVDCILSLEAALQAGCKRIYFQPKIDIKGNKKFKGPIPCLKHGQDYDTYFEIMGLSLMEAANLCQESNSSLVWKWPEITNRKFIKGTINLLNILPEKTIQGVMVGGTGAIWALKNTPGSINMHGSAGLNIWNHMAARELCSKKEPFKNEPSKDEYSKIKPVLNSITLSPELSQKELKMVVSQIKNYDANCQLEFLVQGNLEALVSEDCLLCGFKDKDIVKNFKDSHYPFLGIKDFKNRIFPVEIDAECRTHISNSVELCLIDYIHQISEMGFNSLVIDSRNKPADYAHTMVSLYQKALDLTIAHDPKLKTKLNSLKNQVKKISNGGITTGNFLRGVHDDP
- a CDS encoding sulfite exporter TauE/SafE family protein; this translates as MEFVVYILILLFTGAFVGFASGLLGIGGGFIMVPIQFFLLTALGSDPDTALRVAFATSLAVILPTALSGALGHWRRGAVMVVPAILLGLTGLVGGIFGAGISSFTPAAILSFIFGLLALGSALWMLMSRYPDINEKPSNSKESYLFWGFLGGFSSGLLGIGGGVVMVPLLNILLKFPIHKAIGTSTAFIIFASIGGIITYIFTGMNATGLPPYSVGYVSLIQFVALAGTSIPMARVGVRAAHKLPDKELKYLFAALLIYIALKMMGVFQWLNLPL
- a CDS encoding helix-hairpin-helix domain-containing protein, with product MDLRDIKGIGDKLASKIINHFGSQDEFLRAASNYEVYRLASMEGVSQRRAVEIINAVLGNPTEEFLKTERAVQIYEEIIQCIVQYANTEYAKNRVLLLSPGKNPETIQENLKMVMEAKEKVASLPRDDLKALFKNVNFSKTSKPKYDTSKAILVESREDYVSLMDRELNQRAQILNIQEVGSLDEFELVVYVYREGVLELDNAPNLVMVNCNAEDLEIIPETVLSYYQENQVLLENILKIREILGHPSVLRDVLKIMGSIETSAVDEKIFDNAVNQAKDRADKQLEEAIKKIDLSGQEVLDLLNKGMSPKIQEIFDEILKEAVKEIKDNTGVSFDPFIQKYPLEIDEQELERVKKHEMGKKEVKAFEERVNVASKLQMLKADVEAEIQEVLEFDYKFALGCFAYYYDLHPPIVSGGFGFEEGLHLNLALEDPSRVQRINYSLESPDNVVLLTGANSGGKTTLLETLAQISIMSQMGLPVCASQARVKLVDEIYFFSKKRSLDAGAFESFLSTFIPIVVREEEKLILLDELEAITELEAAVKIISSFITFIQDSKSFAIIVTHMAREILKNTDVRVDGIEAQGLDEEYNLIVDRTPRMNYFARSTPELILRMVYQRSDGKLKDIYGKMLERF
- a CDS encoding cache domain-containing protein; the encoded protein is MNKTLLIVVILMVLVAASGVFYQQQSENRQKSKLVALVDQAVELIESQGEAGFPELRSSSWVHNDSYVFVWRLDGVRVVYPPDPSGEGKNMTDLLDSQGKPIGKLFIQTAENGSGWVDYMWPKPGEKTPSLKITYIKRAQYQNQTYLVGSGVYI